In one Saccharibacillus brassicae genomic region, the following are encoded:
- the glpK gene encoding glycerol kinase GlpK: protein MSGTYILALDQGTTSSRAILFDGEARPIASGQRTFEQHFPVPGQVEHDPEAIWDSQLEAAREAIAVSGVEAKHIAAIGITNQRETTLVWERASGRPIGPAIVWQDRRTAPLCEELKKRGLEDYIRQTTGLVVDAYFSATKIAWMLDHIPGARQRAEAGELLAGTVDTWLIWKLTGGKSHVTDVTNASRTMLFDIGRLDWDQRLLQELNIPVSMLPQVLMSGADFGVTLPQWFGGAEIPIASVLGDQQAALFGHACVEAGHAKNTYGTGCFILLNTGSERVESTHGLLSTIAWGWRDELHYALEGSVFVAGAAVEWLRDGLNLIEDPAESEALAAGVPDSGGVVIVPAFTGLGAPYWDMYARGAIFGLTRGTRPGHIARATLESLALQTRDVTQAMEKDSGIPLRELRVDGGAVRNNILMQYQADVLGLEVVRTEQSETTALGAAMLAGLQCGIWDRSQFRSFNPPGAHFRPKMDAKKRESIYRRWQNAIERTRGWEEEED from the coding sequence GACGGGGAAGCGCGTCCGATCGCTTCCGGGCAGCGGACGTTCGAGCAGCATTTCCCGGTACCGGGACAGGTCGAACACGATCCGGAAGCGATTTGGGACAGCCAGCTGGAAGCGGCGCGCGAAGCGATTGCCGTGTCGGGCGTCGAAGCGAAGCATATTGCGGCGATCGGGATCACGAATCAGCGCGAGACGACGCTCGTCTGGGAACGCGCAAGCGGCCGTCCGATCGGCCCGGCTATCGTCTGGCAGGATCGCCGGACGGCGCCCCTGTGCGAAGAACTCAAAAAGCGCGGTCTGGAAGACTATATCCGGCAGACGACCGGACTTGTGGTCGATGCGTACTTCTCGGCGACCAAGATCGCCTGGATGCTCGACCATATTCCGGGAGCGAGGCAGCGGGCGGAAGCGGGGGAACTGCTGGCCGGCACGGTCGATACGTGGCTGATCTGGAAATTGACCGGCGGAAAATCGCATGTGACGGACGTAACGAATGCGTCGCGCACGATGCTGTTCGATATCGGCCGCCTGGATTGGGATCAGCGTCTGCTGCAGGAACTGAACATTCCCGTTTCAATGCTGCCGCAGGTGCTGATGTCCGGGGCGGACTTCGGCGTAACGCTGCCTCAATGGTTCGGGGGCGCCGAGATTCCGATCGCTTCCGTGCTCGGCGATCAGCAGGCCGCCTTGTTCGGGCATGCGTGCGTGGAAGCCGGACATGCCAAAAACACGTACGGAACCGGCTGCTTCATTCTGCTCAACACGGGCAGCGAGCGGGTGGAATCGACGCACGGCCTGTTATCGACCATCGCATGGGGCTGGAGAGACGAACTGCATTACGCGCTCGAAGGCAGCGTGTTCGTGGCCGGAGCGGCCGTGGAATGGCTGCGCGACGGGCTGAACCTGATCGAAGATCCGGCGGAGTCCGAAGCGCTGGCGGCCGGCGTGCCGGACTCGGGCGGCGTCGTCATCGTGCCGGCGTTTACCGGGCTGGGCGCCCCGTACTGGGACATGTACGCGAGGGGCGCGATCTTCGGGTTGACGCGGGGGACGCGTCCGGGGCATATCGCCCGGGCGACGCTGGAGTCGCTTGCGCTTCAGACGCGGGACGTGACCCAGGCGATGGAAAAAGATTCGGGCATTCCGCTGCGCGAACTGCGCGTCGACGGTGGGGCGGTCCGCAACAATATCCTGATGCAGTACCAGGCGGACGTGCTGGGACTGGAAGTCGTCCGCACCGAGCAGTCGGAGACGACGGCGCTCGGCGCCGCCATGCTGGCCGGCTTGCAGTGCGGCATCTGGGACCGCAGCCAGTTCCGTTCGTTCAACCCGCCCGGTGCCCATTTTCGCCCGAAGATGGACGCGAAAAAGCGGGAAAGCATCTACAGACGCTGGCAAAACGCGATCGAGCGCACGCGCGGTTGGGAAGAAGAGGAAGACTGA
- the serA gene encoding phosphoglycerate dehydrogenase, protein MFKVLVSDPISDLGIQQLVEAADVQVDKKTGLSEAELIEIIGDYDALLVRSQTKVTEGIMKAGSRLKVVGRAGVGVDNIDLPAATGRGIIVINAPDGNTITTCEHAFAMMMALARHIPQAYAKTISGQWDRKFLGVELRNKKLGVLGMGRIGSEVAKRAKAFGMDILGYDPFLTEERAEKLGVKLSSVDDIVKNADFITVHTPLTPETKHMISTAQFAVMKKGMRIINCARGGVVDEAALVAALDEGIVAGAAFDVFEHEPPAPDHPFLHNPKVIVTPHLGASTVEAQENVAIDVSEQVLHILRDEPFKNAVNMPPVASSVMNKLQPYFSLGEKLGSFASQLTAEPVKSIVIEYAGELSEVDTQPLTRYIVKGVLSRHLGSEVNIVNSLHLTKIRDLNVQVSSSSATKGFTNLITVTLVEQTNAERSVAGTLLYGYGERIVQVNEFPIDSAPDNHQILISHNDQPGIIGNVGTLLGRNEVNIATMQVGRKVVGGEAVMLLSVDKEVPKNVLTELVGLEAINSAQEISL, encoded by the coding sequence ATGTTTAAAGTATTGGTATCCGACCCGATCAGCGATCTGGGCATTCAACAGCTGGTGGAAGCGGCCGACGTACAGGTGGACAAAAAAACGGGTCTGTCCGAGGCCGAACTGATCGAGATTATCGGCGATTACGACGCACTGCTCGTGCGCAGCCAGACCAAGGTGACCGAGGGCATCATGAAGGCGGGTTCCCGCCTCAAAGTGGTCGGCCGGGCGGGCGTGGGCGTCGATAACATCGACCTGCCTGCCGCTACCGGACGCGGCATCATCGTCATCAACGCGCCGGACGGCAACACGATCACGACGTGCGAGCACGCTTTTGCCATGATGATGGCTCTGGCGCGGCATATTCCGCAGGCGTACGCCAAAACGATCAGCGGCCAATGGGATCGCAAGTTCCTCGGCGTCGAACTGCGCAACAAAAAGCTCGGCGTGCTCGGCATGGGCCGGATCGGCAGCGAAGTGGCCAAGCGCGCCAAAGCGTTCGGCATGGACATTCTCGGATACGATCCGTTCCTGACCGAAGAGCGCGCGGAGAAGCTTGGCGTGAAGCTGTCCAGCGTCGACGATATCGTCAAAAACGCCGACTTCATCACGGTGCATACGCCGCTGACGCCGGAAACGAAGCATATGATCTCCACCGCCCAGTTCGCCGTCATGAAAAAAGGCATGCGCATCATCAACTGTGCCCGCGGCGGAGTCGTGGACGAAGCCGCTCTCGTGGCAGCGCTTGACGAAGGCATCGTGGCGGGAGCCGCGTTCGACGTGTTCGAACACGAGCCGCCGGCGCCGGACCACCCGTTCCTGCACAATCCGAAAGTCATCGTGACGCCTCACCTGGGCGCGTCGACCGTCGAAGCGCAGGAAAACGTGGCGATCGACGTCTCCGAGCAGGTGCTGCACATTTTGCGCGACGAGCCGTTCAAGAACGCCGTGAACATGCCTCCGGTCGCAAGCAGCGTCATGAACAAACTTCAGCCCTACTTCTCTCTCGGCGAAAAGCTCGGCAGCTTCGCTTCGCAGCTGACGGCCGAACCGGTCAAATCGATCGTGATCGAATATGCCGGCGAGCTGTCGGAAGTCGATACGCAGCCGCTGACGCGTTATATCGTCAAAGGCGTGCTGTCGCGCCACCTGGGCAGCGAAGTCAATATCGTCAACTCGCTGCACCTGACCAAGATCCGCGACCTGAACGTGCAGGTGAGCAGCTCGTCCGCCACCAAAGGCTTCACGAACCTGATCACGGTCACGCTCGTCGAGCAGACCAACGCGGAACGTTCCGTCGCGGGCACGCTGCTGTACGGCTACGGCGAACGGATCGTGCAGGTTAACGAATTCCCGATCGACTCGGCACCGGACAACCATCAGATCCTCATCTCGCACAATGACCAACCGGGCATCATCGGCAACGTCGGTACGCTGCTCGGCCGCAACGAAGTCAATATCGCGACGATGCAGGTCGGACGCAAAGTGGTCGGCGGCGAAGCGGTCATGCTGCTGAGCGTCGACAAAGAAGTGCCGAAGAACGTGCTGACCGAACTCGTCGGTCTGGAAGCGATCAACTCGGCTCAGGAGATCTCCCTCTAA